A genomic region of Microbacterium schleiferi contains the following coding sequences:
- the galE gene encoding UDP-glucose 4-epimerase GalE, which translates to MRVLVTGGTGYIGSHTVVALLERGHEVTIVDNLSNSSSVVLDRVAQITTKSAAMHVADLRDEHALTDVFAATGPEAVIHFAGLKAVSESVAEPLTYYSHNLEATFSLLKVMNERGVRRLVFSSSATVYGGGQEPPYKEEDEPIISTNPYGQTKAMLERVLSDLAASDPSWSIAVLRYFNPIGAHPSGLIGEDPLGVPNNLAPYVAQVAVGRREAVTVFGTDYPTKDGTGERDYIHVCDLAEGHIAALAWALANRGARAWNLGTGLPTTVLDLIRAFEAACGKRIPYHLGPRRPGDLASAWANASRARDELCWQSTRTIEDMARDAWRWQSLNPLGFAPPASLD; encoded by the coding sequence TTGCGTGTTCTCGTCACCGGCGGCACCGGCTACATCGGCTCGCACACCGTCGTGGCGCTGCTAGAGCGCGGACACGAAGTCACCATCGTTGACAACCTTTCAAACAGTTCGTCGGTCGTGCTTGACCGAGTCGCTCAGATAACGACCAAGTCGGCCGCGATGCACGTAGCGGATCTTCGCGATGAACATGCTCTGACTGATGTCTTCGCTGCCACCGGACCTGAAGCGGTGATCCACTTCGCTGGGTTGAAGGCAGTCAGCGAGAGCGTCGCGGAGCCGTTGACTTACTACTCGCATAATCTTGAAGCCACCTTTTCGCTGCTCAAGGTAATGAACGAGCGCGGCGTCCGTAGGCTCGTGTTCTCTTCATCCGCAACGGTCTACGGGGGCGGACAGGAGCCGCCCTACAAAGAGGAAGACGAACCCATCATCTCGACCAATCCGTATGGTCAAACGAAAGCGATGCTGGAGAGAGTTCTATCCGATCTTGCTGCTTCTGACCCGAGCTGGAGCATTGCTGTTCTCCGCTACTTCAACCCCATCGGCGCTCATCCGAGCGGCCTAATCGGTGAGGATCCGCTCGGCGTTCCCAACAACTTGGCCCCTTATGTCGCACAGGTCGCGGTAGGAAGACGGGAAGCAGTAACCGTCTTCGGCACTGATTACCCGACCAAGGACGGGACCGGAGAACGTGACTATATTCACGTCTGCGACCTCGCGGAGGGGCATATCGCTGCCCTCGCATGGGCTCTGGCCAATCGCGGCGCACGTGCGTGGAATCTCGGAACTGGCCTCCCCACGACCGTCCTTGACCTCATACGAGCGTTCGAGGCAGCCTGCGGAAAGCGGATTCCCTATCATCTGGGTCCGCGACGCCCCGGAGACTTAGCGTCGGCGTGGGCAAATGCCTCACGAGCAAGGGATGAACTCTGTTGGCAATCCACCCGGACAATCGAAGACATGGCCCGCGACGCGTGGCGATGGCAATCGCTTAATCCGCTTGGCTTCGCCCCACCTGCGTCGCTCGACTAG